The Bacillus sp. (in: firmicutes) genome includes a region encoding these proteins:
- a CDS encoding helix-turn-helix transcriptional regulator produces the protein MRTIELNKRQEQILQIVKENGPITGEHIAEKLNLTRATLRPDLAILTMAGYLDARPRVGYFYTGKSGTQLLTENLKKIHVKDYQSIPVVVNENVSVYDAIVTMFLEDVGTLFVVDDKSHLVGVLSRKDLLRASIGKQELTTIPVNIIMTRMPNITMCQKDDLLIEVAKKLIEKQIDALPVVKETEQGFEVIGRITKTNITKAFVALASDQ, from the coding sequence GTGAGGACAATCGAACTAAATAAGCGGCAAGAACAAATCTTGCAAATCGTAAAAGAGAACGGTCCAATTACAGGTGAGCATATTGCTGAAAAGCTTAATTTGACACGGGCGACTTTACGGCCAGATTTAGCTATTTTAACGATGGCTGGTTATTTAGACGCTCGTCCACGTGTTGGCTATTTTTATACAGGAAAATCTGGCACACAGCTATTAACGGAAAATCTAAAAAAAATCCATGTAAAAGATTACCAATCCATTCCGGTTGTCGTAAATGAAAATGTATCGGTTTATGACGCGATTGTGACGATGTTTTTAGAGGATGTTGGGACGCTATTTGTCGTAGATGACAAAAGTCATCTTGTCGGAGTATTGTCCCGGAAAGATTTGTTACGAGCCAGCATCGGGAAGCAGGAATTAACGACAATCCCTGTCAATATTATCATGACACGTATGCCAAACATTACGATGTGCCAAAAGGACGATTTATTAATTGAAGTCGCCAAAAAGTTAATTGAAAAACAAATCGATGCTCTACCTGTTGTGAAAGAAACCGAGCAAGGTTTTGAAGTGATTGGACGGATTACAAAAACCAATATAACGAAAGCCTTTGTGGCCCTTGCTTCTGATCAGTAA
- the glyQ gene encoding glycine--tRNA ligase subunit alpha yields the protein MNIQDMILTLQKHWSDQGCILMQAYDVEKGAGTMSPYTFLRAIGPEPWNVAYVEPSRRPADGRYGENPNRLYQHHQFQVIMKPSPDNIQEIYLDSLRALGIDPLKHDIRFVEDNWENPSLGCAGLGWEVWLDGMEITQFTYFQQVGGLECKPVSVEITYGIERLASYIQNKENVFDLEWTNGFTVRDIFYQPEYEHSKYTFETSNTDMLFDLFNTFEAEAKKQMEEGLVHPAYDYVLKCSHVFNLLDAKGAISVTERTGYIGRMRNLARQVAKTFYQEREKLGFPILKQQKEDNAK from the coding sequence ATTTTAACTTTACAGAAGCATTGGTCCGATCAAGGATGTATTTTAATGCAAGCATACGATGTAGAAAAAGGGGCGGGTACGATGAGCCCGTACACCTTTTTGCGAGCCATCGGCCCTGAACCATGGAATGTGGCATACGTAGAGCCTTCGCGTCGTCCTGCTGACGGAAGGTACGGAGAAAATCCGAACCGACTATACCAACATCACCAATTCCAAGTTATTATGAAACCATCTCCTGATAACATTCAAGAAATTTATTTAGATTCATTACGCGCTTTAGGAATCGATCCGTTAAAACATGATATTCGTTTTGTAGAAGATAACTGGGAAAATCCATCCCTTGGTTGTGCGGGACTTGGTTGGGAAGTATGGTTAGACGGAATGGAAATCACTCAATTTACGTATTTCCAACAAGTCGGGGGACTTGAATGTAAACCAGTTTCAGTGGAAATCACATACGGAATTGAACGGTTAGCTTCCTATATCCAAAATAAAGAAAATGTATTTGATTTAGAATGGACAAACGGTTTTACCGTACGTGATATTTTTTATCAACCAGAATATGAACACTCCAAATATACGTTTGAAACGTCGAATACGGACATGCTTTTCGATTTATTTAACACATTTGAAGCGGAAGCAAAGAAACAAATGGAAGAAGGACTTGTGCATCCAGCGTATGATTACGTCTTAAAATGTTCACACGTTTTTAATTTGCTTGATGCGAAAGGGGCTATTTCCGTAACTGAGCGAACAGGTTATATCGGTCGAATGCGGAACCTTGCTCGACAAGTAGCGAAAACATTCTATCAAGAGCGAGAAAAGCTAGGATTTCCGATTTTGAAACAACAAAAGGAGGACAATGCAAAATGA
- a CDS encoding glycine--tRNA ligase subunit beta — translation MSKRDFLLEIGLEEMPANVITPSMNQLGEKIKQFFQDQKITFGEVRLFSTPRRLAVYVKDVAESQEDIHEEARGPAKKIAIDENGEWTKAALGFSRGQGVDVNDIYFKEVNGVEYCFVNKFIKGKSTMSILPELAHVVRSLSFPKNMRWANQELRYIRPIKWLLALFGEEIIPFSVANVSTDRLTYGHRFLGSQRSIERPAEYEDALKEQYVIANPKERKEMILNQIQALEEKQQWQIPIDEELLEEVNNLVEYPTALFGTFQEKFLAIPEEVLITTMKEHQRYFPVKNAEGNLLPYFVTVRNGDDRYLETVAKGNEKVLRARLADADFFYQEDQKLSIDQALAKLKSIVYHEEIGTLSEKVERVRKLSNQLAELLQFTKEEQSLVDRAAQISKFDLVTQMVYEFPELQGIMGEKYALLLGEDERVARAVNEHYQPRSADDVPAASSIGAVVGIADKLDTIASFFAIDLIPSGSQDPYALRRQALGIVQTLLHHQWSIPLPQLVTEAVQQVIVDGIGSKEAFELEEEIIQFFKLRLKYVLQEENIRYDIVESVLKGQISSLPQLFDRARVLQNHKEDDDFKSVIEALSRVVNIAKKAEKVTTIDPGLFQNGHEHTLYNELEHIRKAFSETASEEEKYELLKSLRPAIEAYFEHTMVMDQNEKIKNNRLSHMNELAHIILSFANVNEIMVK, via the coding sequence ATGAGTAAGCGTGATTTTCTCCTAGAAATTGGTCTGGAAGAAATGCCGGCAAATGTTATAACACCGTCCATGAATCAATTAGGTGAAAAAATTAAGCAATTTTTCCAAGACCAAAAAATTACGTTTGGTGAAGTTCGCCTTTTTTCTACTCCAAGACGGTTAGCGGTTTATGTAAAAGATGTGGCTGAGTCACAAGAAGATATTCATGAAGAAGCGAGAGGTCCAGCAAAAAAAATCGCCATCGATGAAAACGGTGAATGGACGAAAGCGGCTCTAGGATTTAGTCGGGGGCAGGGTGTAGATGTTAATGATATTTATTTTAAAGAAGTGAACGGCGTCGAATATTGCTTTGTCAACAAATTTATTAAAGGAAAAAGCACCATGTCAATTTTACCCGAGCTAGCACACGTTGTAAGAAGTCTATCGTTCCCTAAAAATATGAGATGGGCGAATCAAGAACTTCGATATATTCGTCCAATCAAATGGTTGTTAGCTCTTTTCGGAGAAGAGATCATTCCTTTCTCTGTCGCGAATGTTTCAACTGATCGTTTAACGTACGGACATCGGTTTTTAGGTAGCCAACGATCCATTGAACGACCAGCAGAATATGAGGACGCTTTAAAAGAACAATACGTAATTGCAAATCCAAAAGAAAGAAAAGAGATGATTCTTAACCAAATTCAAGCATTAGAAGAAAAGCAGCAATGGCAAATTCCGATCGACGAAGAATTATTAGAAGAAGTGAACAACTTAGTGGAGTACCCAACAGCTTTATTTGGAACGTTCCAAGAGAAATTTTTAGCGATTCCGGAAGAAGTATTAATTACAACAATGAAAGAGCATCAACGCTATTTCCCTGTTAAAAATGCAGAAGGAAACCTTTTACCGTATTTCGTGACAGTGCGTAACGGTGATGACCGTTATTTAGAAACGGTTGCGAAAGGAAACGAAAAAGTATTACGAGCTCGTTTAGCGGATGCGGACTTCTTCTATCAAGAAGACCAAAAACTATCAATCGACCAAGCGTTAGCAAAACTAAAATCTATTGTTTATCATGAAGAAATTGGTACTTTAAGTGAAAAAGTAGAACGTGTTCGTAAGCTTTCTAATCAATTAGCCGAACTACTTCAATTTACGAAGGAAGAACAATCACTAGTTGACCGAGCGGCACAAATTAGTAAATTTGACCTTGTCACTCAAATGGTCTATGAGTTCCCTGAACTTCAAGGAATAATGGGAGAAAAATATGCCCTCCTTTTAGGCGAAGATGAACGAGTGGCTCGTGCGGTAAATGAGCATTACCAACCTCGTTCGGCTGATGATGTACCGGCAGCTTCTTCGATCGGTGCAGTAGTAGGGATTGCAGATAAGCTGGACACCATCGCCTCTTTCTTTGCTATCGACTTGATACCAAGCGGTTCTCAAGATCCATATGCATTAAGAAGACAGGCGTTAGGAATCGTTCAAACGTTGCTTCATCATCAATGGAGCATACCTCTTCCACAACTAGTAACGGAAGCCGTACAACAAGTGATAGTTGATGGTATTGGTTCTAAAGAGGCATTTGAATTAGAAGAAGAAATCATACAGTTCTTTAAATTGCGCCTAAAGTATGTATTGCAAGAAGAAAATATTCGTTATGATATTGTAGAAAGTGTTTTAAAGGGACAAATTTCGTCGCTTCCACAGCTCTTTGATCGGGCACGTGTCCTTCAAAACCATAAAGAAGATGACGACTTTAAATCTGTAATCGAAGCTTTAAGCCGTGTCGTCAATATTGCGAAAAAAGCAGAAAAAGTTACTACCATCGACCCAGGGTTATTCCAAAACGGCCATGAACATACATTATATAACGAACTCGAACATATTCGAAAAGCATTTTCAGAAACCGCATCAGAGGAAGAAAAATACGAGTTACTAAAATCATTACGCCCAGCGATTGAAGCGTATTTTGAGCATACCATGGTTATGGATCAAAATGAAAAAATTAAAAACAATCGATTGTCACATATGAACGAACTTGCTCACATCATATTATCTTTTGCCAACGTGAATGAGATTATGGTAAAGTAA